Proteins encoded in a region of the Paenibacillus wynnii genome:
- a CDS encoding helix-turn-helix domain-containing protein, with amino-acid sequence MQSIYERIEYLIKQKGLTKKSFCEQLNISTGNMGDWKRGKSTPGTHKLIEIGAFFHVSLDWLILGKNAPEIVRESAEDYFFEQIRQLDCQTDELLPSEKEFIKEYIAFTEYRKLKSADDNS; translated from the coding sequence ATGCAGTCCATATACGAACGTATAGAGTATTTGATCAAGCAAAAGGGACTTACCAAGAAGTCATTTTGTGAGCAGTTAAATATCAGTACAGGCAACATGGGGGATTGGAAAAGAGGAAAGTCTACCCCGGGAACCCATAAGCTGATTGAGATTGGAGCTTTTTTTCATGTTAGTCTGGATTGGCTCATCCTGGGCAAAAATGCCCCCGAAATCGTTCGCGAAAGTGCAGAGGATTATTTTTTTGAGCAAATACGGCAACTGGATTGCCAAACGGATGAACTTCTCCCGAGTGAGAAGGAATTTATTAAGGAATACATTGCCTTTACCGAGTACCGTAAGCTTAAATCGGCGGATGACAATTCCTAA
- a CDS encoding PAS domain-containing protein → MSESVLSSITHSLEALPHYTWVIDRYGVIQFVSSSWIAYSKEHGLFPRKECVGANCHELFREFITDPIHRLTLLDSLQSIFQGERLVFSTKFTVSTFKKGGRSLELEAFPLMTDLTSANCNLIISLKDLGPVIKERNIQPSRIFRSIHKPPYKLRLIPICASCKSIRNDKEEWLRIEQYLQQKLSLQFTHDICPDCIRQLYPQYAGALKNINEN, encoded by the coding sequence TTGTCAGAAAGCGTATTATCTTCTATCACGCATTCACTTGAAGCTCTACCACACTATACATGGGTTATCGACAGATATGGAGTGATTCAGTTTGTAAGCAGCAGTTGGATTGCGTACAGTAAGGAACACGGTTTATTCCCGCGCAAGGAATGTGTCGGGGCAAATTGCCATGAGCTATTTAGGGAATTCATCACCGACCCTATTCACAGGTTAACGTTGCTAGATTCCTTACAGAGCATTTTTCAAGGTGAACGCCTGGTATTCAGCACTAAATTCACTGTAAGTACCTTTAAGAAGGGCGGTAGATCGTTAGAGTTGGAAGCCTTTCCTCTCATGACAGACCTGACTTCGGCAAACTGCAACCTTATCATCTCATTGAAGGATCTAGGCCCCGTTATAAAAGAACGTAATATACAGCCATCCAGAATCTTTCGCTCCATACACAAGCCTCCGTACAAGCTTCGACTCATCCCCATCTGTGCCTCTTGTAAATCGATTCGCAACGATAAAGAGGAGTGGCTCAGGATTGAGCAGTATTTGCAGCAGAAGCTGTCTTTGCAGTTCACACACGATATCTGCCCGGATTGTATACGGCAGCTCTATCCCCAATATGCTGGGGCTTTGAAGAACATTAATGAGAATTAA
- a CDS encoding ABC transporter substrate-binding protein produces MKKIGAIILTTVLTAALATGCGNNKNNESNAAANGGDAAAGTIKIGANLELTGGQASFGDSALKGAKLAVKEINDAGGVLGQQLELVEADNASKSEEATRAAQKLITTEKVVAIIGATTSTNTLGIVPVAQDKKIPLVSSSATNPKVTVDERSGDLNEWVFRASFIDPFQGQVMANFATETLKAKTAVIYTDTSSDYSKGLQKFFKETFTKSGGTILSEESYQQKDSDFKAVLTRIKEAKPDVIYLPGYYEEVGKILKQAREMGITVPFMGGDGWDSPQLAEIAGAAALDNTFMSNHYSPEDSAPEVKSFVDAFKAANGDLVPDGMAALGYDAVKLVADAITRAGSTDATKLKDALAATKDLQLATGKITMNETHDPVKAAVVLKFVEGKQTFEAKVNP; encoded by the coding sequence ATGAAGAAAATCGGGGCCATTATTTTAACGACAGTATTAACTGCGGCATTGGCAACTGGCTGCGGAAACAACAAAAACAATGAAAGTAATGCTGCTGCTAACGGTGGGGATGCTGCGGCAGGAACCATCAAGATTGGAGCGAACCTCGAGCTTACGGGCGGTCAGGCTTCCTTCGGCGACTCCGCACTGAAAGGTGCTAAATTGGCTGTGAAGGAAATTAATGATGCAGGTGGAGTGCTTGGTCAACAGCTGGAACTTGTCGAAGCCGATAATGCCTCCAAGTCTGAAGAAGCAACCCGTGCAGCGCAAAAACTGATTACAACCGAGAAGGTTGTTGCTATTATCGGTGCTACAACTTCAACAAACACGCTGGGAATTGTACCTGTAGCACAGGACAAAAAAATCCCGCTTGTCAGTTCTTCCGCTACAAACCCTAAGGTGACTGTTGATGAGCGTTCGGGAGATCTGAATGAATGGGTATTCCGCGCTTCCTTTATCGATCCCTTCCAAGGTCAGGTAATGGCTAATTTTGCTACTGAAACACTGAAAGCAAAAACAGCAGTTATCTATACCGATACTTCCAGTGACTACTCTAAAGGATTGCAAAAATTCTTCAAAGAGACTTTCACTAAAAGCGGCGGTACGATCTTGAGTGAAGAGTCCTACCAACAAAAAGACTCCGACTTCAAAGCTGTATTGACTCGCATTAAAGAAGCTAAACCGGACGTTATTTATCTTCCTGGATATTATGAAGAAGTAGGTAAAATCTTGAAACAGGCTCGTGAAATGGGTATTACCGTTCCATTCATGGGTGGCGATGGCTGGGATTCTCCGCAGCTGGCTGAAATTGCCGGTGCAGCAGCTCTCGATAACACGTTCATGTCCAATCACTATTCACCAGAAGACAGCGCTCCTGAAGTTAAATCGTTCGTAGATGCCTTTAAGGCAGCGAATGGCGATCTTGTACCGGACGGAATGGCTGCACTGGGTTATGATGCTGTGAAGCTGGTAGCTGATGCAATCACTCGTGCAGGCTCCACAGATGCAACCAAGTTGAAAGATGCGTTGGCAGCGACTAAGGATCTTCAGTTGGCAACAGGTAAAATTACAATGAACGAAACTCATGACCCTGTTAAAGCGGCAGTCGTTCTGAAATTTGTTGAAGGTAAGCAAACCTTTGAAGCTAAAGTAAATCCTTAA
- a CDS encoding ABC transporter ATP-binding protein, with product MTSSAKVVLLDVKEASRSFGGLKALSEVSLHIDKGELIGLIGPNGAGKTTLFNLLTGVYPPSSGTIVLNNQSVGGMKPFRINRKGAARTFQNIRLFTAMTVLDNVKIAYHQHAKHSIFTSMLRLPKHFKEEAEITQKALDILKIFNLADQSEETAGNLSYGNQRRLEIARALAAGPKLLLLDEPAAGMNPNETRDLMNLIAWIRKEFDLTILLIEHDMSLVMGVCDRIYVLDRGILIADGSPVEIRNNPKVIEAYLGQEA from the coding sequence ATGACGTCATCAGCGAAAGTAGTTCTTCTTGATGTCAAAGAGGCCAGTCGCTCCTTCGGAGGGCTGAAGGCACTGAGTGAAGTTTCCCTTCATATTGACAAGGGGGAATTGATTGGGTTGATCGGGCCCAACGGTGCGGGCAAAACAACTCTGTTCAATCTATTGACGGGTGTGTATCCACCTTCCAGTGGAACCATTGTTCTGAATAATCAATCTGTCGGCGGGATGAAGCCATTCCGAATTAACCGGAAGGGAGCCGCACGGACATTCCAGAATATCCGATTGTTCACGGCAATGACGGTGCTTGATAACGTAAAAATCGCCTATCATCAGCACGCTAAGCATTCGATATTTACTTCGATGCTCCGCTTGCCTAAGCATTTCAAGGAAGAAGCAGAGATTACACAAAAGGCGCTTGATATTCTAAAAATATTCAATCTTGCCGATCAGAGCGAGGAAACCGCAGGTAATCTCAGCTATGGTAATCAGCGGCGCCTGGAAATTGCCCGTGCTCTTGCGGCAGGTCCGAAGCTGTTGCTTCTGGATGAACCGGCGGCGGGTATGAATCCAAATGAGACTCGTGATCTTATGAATCTGATTGCTTGGATTCGTAAAGAATTTGACCTGACCATTCTGCTTATCGAGCATGATATGTCGCTGGTCATGGGGGTTTGCGACCGAATCTACGTGCTCGACCGCGGCATATTGATCGCCGATGGTTCGCCTGTAGAAATTCGGAATAACCCTAAGGTTATCGAAGCCTATTTGGGACAGGAGGCGTAG
- a CDS encoding ABC transporter ATP-binding protein: MLKVQGINVYYGAIHALKDLSITVNEGEIVTLIGANGAGKSTLLKTLSGLLKPKTGSVEFLDKSITNQSIQSIVKQGLIHCPEGRRVFANMSVEENLELGGYLQDSSSLPADFEKVYTTFPRLLERKKQLAGTLSGGEQQMLAMGRAMMGHPKLLLLDEPSMGLAPLLVQDIFRIIQEVNASGTTVLLVEQNAHQALKIAHRAYVLETGRVVLEGDAKELADSEEIKMAYLGH, from the coding sequence ATGCTTAAAGTACAAGGAATTAATGTTTATTATGGAGCTATCCATGCCCTCAAGGATTTAAGTATTACCGTAAATGAAGGCGAGATCGTAACGTTGATCGGAGCTAACGGCGCCGGAAAATCAACTTTGCTCAAGACGCTTTCAGGGTTGCTTAAACCGAAGACCGGCAGTGTTGAATTTTTAGATAAATCCATCACGAACCAAAGCATACAGTCGATTGTGAAGCAAGGGCTTATCCATTGTCCTGAGGGTAGACGTGTATTTGCGAACATGTCTGTAGAAGAGAATTTGGAGCTCGGCGGCTATCTTCAGGACTCCAGCAGTCTGCCGGCCGACTTCGAAAAGGTGTACACAACCTTCCCTCGTCTTCTGGAAAGAAAGAAACAGCTGGCAGGAACATTGTCCGGCGGTGAGCAGCAAATGCTCGCTATGGGTCGTGCTATGATGGGCCATCCTAAGCTGCTGCTGCTTGATGAACCCTCTATGGGTCTTGCTCCGCTATTGGTTCAGGATATTTTCCGGATCATTCAGGAGGTTAATGCCTCAGGTACGACCGTGCTGCTTGTTGAACAGAATGCCCACCAAGCACTTAAGATCGCCCATCGTGCCTATGTGCTCGAGACAGGCAGAGTGGTCCTTGAAGGAGATGCTAAGGAATTGGCGGATTCGGAAGAGATCAAGATGGCTTATCTGGGTCATTAA
- a CDS encoding carbohydrate ABC transporter permease, whose product MKWLYRLISACMAFLFAAPLVWMLVVSIKEEGMKIITVLDWFKPPYSLDVYKEILTGTKLTAWIGNSLLVAVLVMVLTVSVAALAGFALSKIPFRYRTFMFFVVLAGLLIPGEATIIPLYQVAKDMDLLNSYQGLIIPALASPVAVIVLKSFFDGIPNDLLESVQIDGGGTWRIFFRIVLPLTRPALASMAILTFIGSWNNFLWPFLSITDDNLFTLPMGIPTLMSQYSEDYVKPMVINAIASIPIIILFVTFERQIVKGISMSGIKG is encoded by the coding sequence ATGAAATGGCTATATCGTTTAATATCGGCATGTATGGCTTTTTTGTTCGCGGCACCGCTGGTATGGATGCTGGTTGTATCCATCAAAGAAGAAGGTATGAAAATCATCACCGTTCTGGACTGGTTTAAGCCCCCGTATTCATTGGATGTCTATAAGGAGATACTCACCGGTACGAAGCTCACAGCCTGGATAGGCAATAGTTTGCTGGTGGCCGTGCTGGTTATGGTTCTGACAGTGAGCGTAGCGGCTCTGGCCGGCTTCGCTTTGTCAAAAATCCCGTTCCGTTACCGCACTTTTATGTTTTTTGTTGTGCTTGCCGGTCTGCTTATTCCCGGAGAAGCTACAATTATTCCCTTGTATCAAGTGGCAAAGGATATGGATCTACTGAATTCATACCAGGGTCTGATTATTCCTGCACTTGCTTCACCAGTGGCGGTAATCGTACTCAAAAGTTTCTTCGACGGTATTCCGAACGATTTGCTGGAAAGTGTTCAGATTGACGGCGGGGGAACATGGCGGATTTTTTTCCGCATTGTACTGCCGCTCACCCGTCCGGCCCTGGCCTCTATGGCAATCCTTACTTTTATCGGTTCGTGGAATAACTTTTTGTGGCCGTTCCTTTCGATAACCGATGATAATTTATTCACGCTGCCGATGGGGATTCCTACACTAATGAGCCAATATTCGGAAGATTACGTGAAACCGATGGTTATCAACGCTATTGCTTCGATTCCAATCATCATTTTGTTTGTTACCTTTGAACGGCAAATCGTCAAAGGGATCAGCATGTCGGGAATTAAAGGATGA
- a CDS encoding ArsR/SmtB family transcription factor yields the protein MLELSFNDPEKLVVVAHALSTRSRVDILQLLITKQLNVIEIAALLKLPVSTVANNIKVLEAAKLINTELLPASRGAMKVCSRNYDDIHFALNIEKAVLKEEFRVYEVEMPIGHYSDCDVSPTCGMANSEGMLIREDEPASFYHPKHISAQIIWFRKGYMEYLLPLEVPAGSRIESLELSMEMCSEAPNYDNNWPSDISVWINGVEIGMWTSPGDFGDRRGKLNPEWWYDWSTQYGLLKTWRVDNEKTTLDMVKVSEVNLGLLNLMQSHKVRLRIGIKPGAVHQGGVNLFGRQFGDHEQNIIMKVNFIPVEDEK from the coding sequence GTGCTGGAGCTTAGTTTTAATGATCCCGAGAAATTGGTTGTGGTGGCACATGCTTTATCCACACGGTCACGAGTTGATATTCTTCAGTTATTAATAACCAAACAACTGAACGTAATTGAAATTGCGGCATTGCTCAAGCTTCCCGTATCGACGGTTGCCAACAATATTAAGGTACTGGAAGCGGCGAAGCTGATCAATACAGAGCTGCTTCCCGCGTCGCGTGGTGCGATGAAGGTGTGCAGCCGTAATTATGACGACATCCACTTTGCATTGAATATTGAAAAGGCGGTGCTCAAGGAGGAGTTTCGCGTCTATGAAGTGGAGATGCCGATCGGTCATTACAGCGATTGCGATGTCTCACCGACCTGCGGAATGGCCAATTCCGAGGGGATGCTTATTCGTGAGGATGAACCCGCCAGTTTTTATCATCCTAAGCATATCAGTGCGCAGATTATATGGTTCCGCAAAGGGTATATGGAATATTTGCTGCCGCTCGAGGTTCCTGCCGGATCGCGGATTGAGTCGCTTGAATTGTCGATGGAGATGTGTTCCGAGGCTCCGAACTACGATAATAATTGGCCTTCCGATATTTCAGTGTGGATTAACGGTGTGGAGATTGGGATGTGGACTAGTCCGGGGGATTTCGGGGACCGAAGAGGCAAGTTGAATCCGGAGTGGTGGTACGATTGGTCAACCCAGTATGGCCTGCTGAAAACCTGGCGGGTGGATAATGAAAAGACAACGCTGGACATGGTAAAAGTGTCGGAGGTCAATCTGGGCCTTCTGAATCTGATGCAAAGCCACAAAGTCCGGTTGAGGATCGGTATTAAACCGGGAGCTGTCCACCAGGGCGGGGTTAATTTGTTCGGCCGGCAGTTTGGAGATCATGAGCAGAATATCATAATGAAAGTGAACTTTATTCCCGTTGAAGACGAAAAATAA
- a CDS encoding branched-chain amino acid ABC transporter permease codes for MIKFNKSFWFGIVFSLILYGIIRILLTTGVLDDVAESTLILVCINVMLAVSLNLINGITGQFSIGHAGFMSIGAYVSAILTLNFDVPLVFALLIAGFVAALFGVLIGIPTLRLNGDYLAIATLGFGEIIRIVLLNTEYVGGASGLSGIPAETTWTTIMFFFTLLTIVVINNFIRSSHGRACIAIRENEIAAEAMGINTTLYKVIAFSLGALFAGIAGGLSAHKFYVINPGSFNFLKSFEILVMVVLGGLGSTAGSILGAIVLTLLFTALQNTPELRMIIYSVILILMMIFRPKGLLGSTGLSFMKFGKKEAKPDDVISESSSS; via the coding sequence ATGATAAAATTCAATAAATCCTTCTGGTTTGGGATCGTCTTTTCCTTGATTCTCTACGGAATCATCCGCATTCTTTTGACTACAGGCGTTCTTGATGATGTTGCGGAATCCACGTTGATTCTAGTCTGTATTAACGTGATGCTAGCGGTATCGCTGAATTTGATTAACGGGATTACCGGTCAGTTTTCTATCGGCCATGCCGGATTTATGTCCATCGGGGCCTATGTTTCGGCGATCCTTACCTTAAACTTTGATGTTCCTTTAGTATTTGCACTTCTTATCGCTGGCTTTGTGGCGGCATTGTTCGGGGTATTGATTGGTATTCCGACACTGCGGCTCAACGGAGACTATCTGGCTATCGCAACACTCGGCTTCGGTGAGATCATACGTATCGTGCTGCTGAATACCGAATATGTGGGTGGTGCTTCAGGGCTAAGCGGTATTCCGGCAGAGACAACATGGACGACGATTATGTTCTTTTTCACACTATTAACCATTGTAGTCATCAATAACTTTATCCGTTCTTCTCATGGCCGGGCTTGTATCGCGATCCGCGAGAATGAAATTGCTGCTGAAGCTATGGGGATTAACACAACTCTATACAAAGTAATTGCCTTTTCGCTCGGTGCACTCTTTGCCGGGATCGCGGGTGGACTATCTGCTCATAAGTTTTATGTTATTAATCCGGGCAGCTTCAATTTCCTGAAATCATTCGAGATTCTGGTAATGGTCGTACTCGGGGGTCTAGGAAGTACAGCGGGCTCAATTCTGGGTGCAATTGTACTGACACTTCTGTTCACGGCCCTGCAGAATACACCTGAGCTGCGTATGATTATTTACTCCGTTATCCTTATCCTTATGATGATTTTCCGTCCAAAAGGGTTGCTTGGCAGCACAGGCCTGTCATTCATGAAATTTGGCAAAAAGGAGGCGAAGCCGGATGACGTCATCAGCGAAAGTAGTTCTTCTTGA
- a CDS encoding Rha family transcriptional regulator, with the protein MNSKSPITPYGWAIKQRLTEMCVNQKDFCQIHGIPPYRLSNLIHGTRKAERFRRQIEKLLNLPLS; encoded by the coding sequence TTGAATAGTAAAAGTCCCATAACCCCCTATGGCTGGGCCATTAAACAACGCCTTACAGAAATGTGTGTGAACCAGAAGGATTTCTGTCAGATCCACGGAATCCCGCCCTATCGTCTCTCTAATCTGATTCACGGAACACGCAAAGCCGAACGGTTTCGGCGGCAGATCGAGAAACTGCTTAACCTGCCACTGTCCTAA
- the ald gene encoding alanine dehydrogenase — protein MIVGVPKEIKNNENRVAITPAGVEALKKAGHIVLVEPSAGAGAGFEDIEYLEKGADLSFSASEVWAQSEMIMKVKEPLPEEYGYFRQGLILFTYLHLAPEAGLTKALVDSGVTAVGYETIQLEDGSLPLLIPMSEVAGRMAVQIGAQLLEKPHGGKGILLGGVPGVRPAEVVIVGGGIVGTNAAKIALGMGAQVTVLDSKASRLRELDDIFGGRVITIMSDSYHIEQAVRKADLLIGAVLIPGARAPKLVKEYMVQQMAEGSVIVDVAIDQGGSIETIDRITTHANPTYVKHGVIHYAVANMPGAVARTSALALTNVTMPYALLIANLGIVKASVQNASLFRGINVAAGHVTNLAVAESLGYEFADGMDVLKS, from the coding sequence ATGATTGTTGGCGTACCCAAAGAAATCAAAAACAACGAAAATCGTGTTGCGATTACACCAGCCGGAGTAGAAGCGTTGAAAAAAGCAGGTCATATAGTGCTAGTCGAACCATCCGCGGGTGCAGGAGCTGGCTTTGAAGATATAGAGTACCTTGAGAAGGGTGCAGATCTTAGTTTTTCAGCTTCTGAAGTGTGGGCACAATCAGAGATGATCATGAAGGTGAAGGAGCCGCTGCCTGAGGAGTATGGGTATTTCCGCCAAGGTCTGATTTTGTTTACTTATTTACATCTGGCTCCCGAAGCCGGACTTACGAAGGCATTAGTAGACAGTGGAGTTACAGCGGTTGGATACGAAACGATTCAGCTGGAAGACGGCTCTTTGCCGCTCCTTATCCCAATGAGTGAAGTTGCAGGGCGTATGGCTGTACAGATTGGAGCCCAGTTGCTTGAGAAGCCGCATGGCGGCAAAGGTATTTTACTAGGCGGAGTCCCCGGTGTAAGACCGGCTGAGGTGGTAATCGTTGGCGGAGGAATTGTAGGGACAAATGCAGCCAAAATTGCCCTTGGTATGGGCGCGCAGGTTACCGTATTGGATTCGAAGGCAAGCCGCTTGCGTGAATTGGATGATATTTTCGGCGGACGCGTAATCACAATTATGTCGGACTCCTACCACATTGAACAAGCGGTGCGGAAGGCAGATCTGCTTATAGGTGCAGTACTGATTCCGGGAGCTCGTGCGCCTAAGTTAGTGAAAGAGTACATGGTTCAGCAGATGGCAGAAGGGTCTGTTATTGTCGACGTAGCTATTGACCAAGGAGGTTCGATTGAGACGATTGATAGAATTACAACTCATGCGAATCCTACTTATGTGAAGCATGGTGTTATACACTATGCTGTTGCTAATATGCCAGGAGCGGTAGCCCGTACTTCGGCCCTTGCACTCACCAATGTAACTATGCCATATGCGCTGCTAATTGCTAATCTTGGTATTGTAAAAGCATCCGTACAGAATGCTTCGCTGTTCCGGGGGATAAATGTAGCTGCTGGACACGTTACGAATCTGGCGGTTGCAGAGAGCCTTGGCTATGAATTCGCTGATGGGATGGATGTGCTGAAAAGCTAA
- a CDS encoding carbohydrate ABC transporter permease, giving the protein MRMKKMRADVQALMFLLPFLVVYVLFTIWPMIKGVEMTFYKWTLIKKMDFIGLDNYRQVLQDREVWEALWHSAIFVVLTTPTMIVLSISLALIANRQSVLQKFYRSIFFIPSVLSVAVASYLGLFVFQPYTGLVNSILHLIQMLPGDKEIFWLTERSLAWIVITLITLWWTVGFNFILHLSAIQEIPDEIYEAAKLDGANDNQIFWRITLPYLTPITKTIMMLQIIASFKVFMQIYIITGGGPLDQTRPIIQLIYQTGFRKNNLGYAATMSYLLFVILLVLSALQYWVNNRKGAEDR; this is encoded by the coding sequence ATGAGAATGAAAAAAATGAGAGCGGACGTACAGGCGCTGATGTTCCTGCTTCCGTTTCTGGTGGTATATGTTTTATTTACCATATGGCCCATGATCAAGGGCGTCGAAATGACCTTTTACAAATGGACGCTTATCAAAAAGATGGATTTTATCGGCTTGGATAATTACCGGCAGGTTTTGCAGGATCGAGAGGTATGGGAGGCATTATGGCATTCAGCCATTTTCGTTGTTCTTACGACACCAACCATGATTGTGCTTTCGATTTCATTGGCTTTGATTGCCAACCGCCAATCGGTGCTGCAGAAGTTCTATCGTAGTATCTTTTTTATACCCAGTGTTCTTTCTGTGGCGGTTGCTTCTTATCTGGGGCTGTTCGTGTTCCAACCGTACACTGGATTGGTGAATTCCATCTTGCATCTGATTCAAATGCTGCCCGGGGACAAGGAAATATTTTGGCTAACCGAAAGAAGTCTGGCTTGGATTGTAATCACGTTAATCACGTTATGGTGGACGGTTGGCTTTAATTTTATTTTGCATTTGTCAGCTATTCAAGAAATTCCGGATGAAATTTATGAAGCGGCTAAGTTGGATGGTGCGAATGACAACCAAATATTCTGGAGAATCACACTTCCGTATTTAACTCCAATTACCAAAACAATTATGATGCTGCAAATTATCGCTTCCTTCAAGGTATTTATGCAAATTTATATTATTACCGGGGGCGGACCGCTGGATCAAACTCGGCCGATCATTCAACTGATCTACCAGACGGGCTTCAGAAAGAACAATCTTGGCTATGCGGCGACGATGTCCTATCTGCTGTTCGTTATTCTGCTAGTGCTTTCAGCGCTGCAGTACTGGGTCAATAACCGGAAAGGGGCGGAAGATCGATGA
- a CDS encoding ABC transporter substrate-binding protein: MKKRSIGVTAMTLLLSFSMVLSACGGNGNSGNKANGNNNAAGVGSEESASGDSSGEKVSLSFWTMFDGGDGANMQSLVDEFNKTHSDIQVKNTKLAWGEYYTKLITAVGNGNGPDIGISHSSRLPDLINQGVVTDLDTVATDAGVDWNTFNQNLLDATVVDGKHYAVPIDTHPFIMYYNVKLLKEAGLLGDDGKPVMEQSADGFLNFLKTLKEKLPAKVTPFALANANDDPYRLWWALYSQLGGNDLISDDLTTADIDMEKGIQAADYIQKLFTEGYIKKNDPDFYKNFQSGTAAIMMTGVWATGTWESTKDFEFGAMPIPKIYDQEATWGDSHTIILPTPKKEDSAKRKAAITFANWVADNGQIWAKAGHIPSKPSVLEKQEFKDMPYRSDYASVASTVKFNKPSVKTAQIRDNVSFKFLNEVWANKMTPAEAMDKMQKDVQKTLDE; this comes from the coding sequence ATGAAAAAGAGAAGTATCGGAGTTACGGCCATGACATTACTGCTTTCATTCTCGATGGTGTTGAGCGCTTGTGGAGGCAACGGTAACAGCGGGAATAAAGCTAATGGCAACAATAATGCTGCAGGCGTGGGCAGTGAAGAAAGCGCTTCCGGAGACAGCAGCGGCGAAAAGGTGAGTTTGTCTTTCTGGACCATGTTTGACGGCGGAGACGGAGCCAATATGCAATCGCTGGTTGATGAATTCAATAAAACACATTCCGATATTCAAGTGAAGAATACAAAGCTGGCTTGGGGAGAGTATTACACTAAACTGATCACGGCTGTCGGAAACGGTAATGGACCAGACATCGGTATTTCTCATAGCTCCCGCCTGCCGGATTTGATTAATCAGGGCGTGGTGACAGACCTTGATACTGTGGCTACCGATGCGGGCGTGGACTGGAATACATTTAACCAGAACCTTTTAGATGCTACGGTCGTAGATGGCAAGCATTATGCGGTGCCGATTGATACGCATCCTTTTATTATGTACTACAATGTTAAATTGTTGAAAGAGGCTGGTCTGCTTGGTGATGACGGCAAACCGGTTATGGAGCAATCGGCCGATGGCTTCCTTAATTTCCTCAAAACCCTGAAAGAGAAGCTCCCGGCCAAGGTTACCCCATTTGCGCTAGCCAATGCCAATGACGACCCTTATCGTCTCTGGTGGGCCTTGTATTCGCAGCTTGGGGGCAACGATCTGATTTCCGATGATTTAACCACCGCGGATATCGACATGGAGAAAGGCATACAAGCTGCGGATTATATCCAAAAGCTGTTTACCGAGGGGTATATCAAGAAAAACGATCCGGACTTTTATAAAAATTTCCAAAGTGGAACTGCAGCCATCATGATGACCGGCGTATGGGCAACGGGAACCTGGGAATCTACCAAGGACTTTGAATTTGGTGCAATGCCAATCCCTAAAATCTACGATCAGGAAGCCACATGGGGCGATTCTCATACTATTATATTGCCAACTCCGAAGAAAGAAGATTCTGCTAAGCGTAAAGCAGCGATTACTTTTGCGAACTGGGTTGCCGACAATGGACAAATTTGGGCCAAAGCAGGCCATATTCCATCCAAGCCATCGGTTTTAGAGAAACAGGAATTTAAGGATATGCCTTACCGCAGCGACTATGCTTCCGTAGCAAGTACGGTTAAGTTTAACAAACCATCCGTCAAAACGGCGCAAATTCGTGACAACGTCTCCTTTAAGTTTTTGAATGAGGTCTGGGCCAATAAGATGACTCCGGCTGAAGCAATGGATAAAATGCAGAAGGATGTTCAAAAAACGTTGGACGAATAG